The Helicobacter ganmani genome includes a window with the following:
- the rplS gene encoding 50S ribosomal protein L19: MRNKYIQHFEDAQIAGKEIPQFKAGDTLRVGIKISEGDKTRIQNFEGVCISLRGTGTGKTFTIRKIGANGVGVERIFPIYSESIESIKVLKIGRVRRAKLYYLRARSGKSARIKEIRK, encoded by the coding sequence ATGAGAAATAAATATATTCAGCATTTTGAAGACGCGCAAATTGCAGGAAAAGAGATTCCGCAATTTAAGGCAGGCGATACATTAAGAGTTGGGATTAAAATTTCTGAAGGAGATAAAACAAGAATCCAAAATTTTGAAGGAGTTTGTATCTCACTTCGTGGCACAGGGACAGGCAAGACTTTTACGATTCGCAAAATCGGTGCAAATGGTGTAGGAGTAGAAAGAATCTTTCCTATCTATTCTGAAAGTATTGAAAGCATTAAAGTGCTTAAAATTGGTCGTGTTAGACGCGCAAAACTTTATTATCTTCGCGCAAGAAGTGGTAAATCTGCAAGAATCAAAGAAATTAGAAAATAG
- the trmD gene encoding tRNA (guanosine(37)-N1)-methyltransferase TrmD has translation MRFSIVTLFPHLIESYFSDSILHRAIEQGLIGVDFVNPRDFSPHRFAKTDDYQVGGGAGLVLEPLALSNALDFVKKKNPKTHIIFLTPCAKLFSQNDAKCLSKKSHITLVCGRYEGFDERLIELYADEVFSIGDFILTGGEIAALCLCDSISRQVEGVLGNSDSLQGESYEEFLLESPNFTKPHNFKNLLIPSEYSKGNHARIHSLKLKASEAKTRFHRLDLYIRYKQRLKDEK, from the coding sequence ATGCGATTCTCTATCGTTACTTTATTTCCCCATTTGATAGAATCCTATTTTAGTGATTCTATTCTTCATCGGGCGATAGAGCAAGGGTTAATTGGCGTAGATTTTGTTAATCCTAGAGATTTCAGCCCTCATCGTTTTGCAAAGACCGACGATTATCAAGTAGGTGGTGGTGCTGGGCTTGTACTAGAGCCATTGGCTTTAAGTAATGCGCTAGATTTTGTAAAAAAAAAGAATCCCAAAACGCACATTATTTTTCTTACACCTTGTGCGAAACTCTTTTCACAAAATGACGCAAAATGTTTGAGCAAAAAGTCTCATATTACCTTAGTTTGTGGGCGATATGAGGGTTTTGATGAACGCTTGATTGAATTGTATGCCGATGAGGTTTTTAGTATTGGAGATTTTATTTTAACCGGTGGAGAGATTGCCGCACTTTGTTTGTGCGATAGCATTTCAAGACAGGTAGAGGGAGTGCTTGGCAATAGCGATTCCTTGCAAGGAGAAAGCTATGAGGAGTTTTTGTTAGAATCCCCAAATTTTACCAAACCACATAATTTTAAAAATTTATTGATTCCTTCAGAGTATTCAAAGGGAAATCACGCTAGAATCCACAGCTTAAAATTAAAAGCGTCAGAGGCAAAAACTAGATTCCATAGGTTAGACCTCTATATTCGCTACAAACAAAGGCTAAAAGATGAGAAATAA
- the rimM gene encoding ribosome maturation factor RimM (Essential for efficient processing of 16S rRNA) yields MFGKSVQKDWVSVAKIGRSIGFKGEVFLHLLSDFPESLQSGNVYLSQFGNLTLESYQAKRSIAKFTEIDSKEAAKQIVNLVLYTTQEQCKQQCKLKENEFFWFELVGGEIVENGEILGIVSEIERFCGQDYLFVKTDFALIAQNFPKNFLIPYNARYILGVESKKDSTIHSKKEYKKSTSTDPKIICTQFCKEILENS; encoded by the coding sequence ATGTTTGGTAAGAGCGTCCAAAAAGATTGGGTAAGTGTCGCGAAAATCGGTCGCTCCATAGGATTCAAAGGTGAGGTGTTTTTGCATTTGCTAAGTGATTTTCCCGAATCCCTACAGAGTGGCAATGTCTATTTATCGCAATTTGGCAATTTAACGCTTGAATCTTATCAAGCAAAACGTTCCATAGCAAAATTTACTGAAATTGATTCTAAAGAAGCGGCGAAGCAAATTGTCAATCTTGTGCTTTATACTACGCAAGAGCAATGCAAGCAGCAGTGCAAACTCAAAGAAAACGAATTTTTTTGGTTTGAGCTTGTAGGGGGTGAAATTGTAGAAAATGGCGAGATTTTGGGTATAGTAAGTGAGATTGAACGCTTTTGTGGGCAGGATTATTTGTTTGTGAAAACTGATTTTGCACTTATTGCACAGAATTTTCCTAAGAATTTTTTGATTCCTTATAATGCGCGCTATATTTTGGGAGTGGAATCCAAAAAAGATTCCACAATCCATTCCAAAAAGGAATACAAGAAAAGCACCAGCACTGACCCAAAAATCATTTGCACACAATTTTGCAAAGAAATATTAGAAAATAGTTAA
- a CDS encoding KH domain-containing protein, with product MVEDFIEAYVKKIVTEPNKIRIIKTELDTNFYEIEILSSSQDAGRLIGKDGKMIGAIKTFVSGIKAKDGNSYRIIVKPQTTEA from the coding sequence ATGGTAGAAGATTTTATAGAAGCCTATGTAAAAAAAATTGTTACAGAACCCAACAAAATTCGTATTATCAAAACAGAGCTTGATACGAATTTTTATGAAATTGAAATTCTCTCTTCCTCACAAGATGCAGGACGCTTGATTGGCAAAGATGGTAAAATGATTGGCGCAATTAAAACTTTTGTTTCTGGCATTAAAGCAAAAGATGGCAATTCTTATCGCATTATCGTGAAACCACAAACTACTGAAGCTTAG
- the rpsP gene encoding 30S ribosomal protein S16 yields MATVIRLTKMGRKKKPFYRIIVTDSRKRRDGGWIESIGYYNPLAEPSVVKYDAERLKYWTGVGAKMSERVKAITK; encoded by the coding sequence TTGGCAACCGTTATCCGCTTAACAAAAATGGGACGAAAGAAAAAGCCTTTTTATAGAATCATTGTAACTGATAGCAGAAAAAGACGCGATGGAGGTTGGATTGAATCTATCGGATATTATAATCCTCTTGCGGAGCCTTCTGTGGTGAAATATGATGCAGAAAGATTGAAATATTGGACAGGCGTTGGCGCAAAAATGAGCGAAAGAGTAAAAGCGATTACCAAATAA
- the ffh gene encoding signal recognition particle protein, translated as MFGVITESFQSAINKIRFQDDEKALKRALDELKKSLLKSDVHYKVLKELLGEIEKKTKLAGIGKENFLSALKESLNTILTAPGNYGFIFAPKPPTIVLMAGLQGSGKTTTTAKLANYLKGKQKKVLLAACDLQRLAAVEQLRQLALQVEVDFFHLEGKTPIEIAIQAKQKAVEGLYDVLLVDTAGRLAVDEALMQELQGIKAAINPNEVFYVVDSLSGQDGVKSAGIFHQKMNLSGVVLSKFDGDSKGGIALSIAHQLGIPLRFIGVGEKVADLEVFIPERIVGRLMGAGDIHSLAEKTAAVISEKEAKDISKKIKKGKFNFNDFIAQLDNIKKIGSMQSILSMLPGLGNMASALKDVDLDNSKEMKQIRAMVFSMTPKERENPDLLNGSRKKRIAMGAGIDVSDVNRFLKQFENAAKMAKKFSNKGGMGDLMSLMKDAKMGQLRR; from the coding sequence TTGTTTGGTGTTATTACAGAAAGTTTCCAAAGTGCAATTAATAAAATCCGATTCCAAGATGATGAAAAGGCGTTAAAGCGCGCATTAGATGAGCTCAAAAAGTCTTTGTTAAAATCCGATGTGCATTATAAGGTTTTAAAAGAACTTTTGGGTGAAATTGAGAAGAAAACAAAGCTTGCAGGAATAGGAAAAGAGAATTTTTTAAGCGCATTAAAAGAATCACTAAATACGATTCTTACTGCACCGGGTAATTATGGGTTTATTTTTGCGCCCAAGCCCCCAACAATCGTATTAATGGCGGGCTTACAAGGAAGCGGGAAAACAACAACAACCGCAAAACTTGCTAATTATCTCAAGGGCAAACAAAAGAAAGTTTTGCTTGCAGCTTGTGATTTGCAGAGACTAGCCGCGGTGGAGCAGTTGCGACAATTAGCCTTGCAAGTGGAAGTGGATTTTTTTCATTTGGAGGGGAAAACCCCCATAGAAATTGCAATACAAGCTAAGCAAAAGGCAGTTGAGGGGCTTTATGATGTGTTGCTTGTGGATACTGCCGGGCGATTGGCGGTTGATGAAGCCTTAATGCAGGAGTTGCAAGGTATTAAAGCTGCGATTAATCCTAATGAAGTCTTTTATGTGGTGGATAGTTTAAGCGGGCAAGATGGTGTCAAGAGTGCTGGAATCTTTCATCAGAAAATGAACTTAAGCGGAGTAGTTTTAAGCAAATTTGATGGAGATAGCAAAGGTGGAATTGCACTTTCTATTGCGCATCAGCTTGGGATTCCATTGCGCTTTATTGGTGTGGGTGAGAAAGTTGCGGATTTAGAGGTTTTTATTCCTGAACGCATTGTAGGGCGGTTAATGGGGGCAGGGGATATTCACTCTTTGGCTGAAAAAACTGCTGCCGTAATTAGCGAGAAAGAGGCAAAAGACATTTCTAAGAAAATTAAAAAGGGCAAATTTAATTTTAATGACTTCATTGCGCAGTTGGATAATATCAAAAAAATTGGTTCTATGCAGTCGATTCTCTCAATGTTGCCCGGTTTAGGTAATATGGCAAGTGCGCTTAAAGATGTGGATTTAGACAATTCTAAAGAGATGAAACAAATCCGCGCAATGGTTTTTTCAATGACGCCAAAAGAGCGCGAGAATCCGGATTTGCTCAATGGCAGTCGCAAGAAGCGCATTGCAATGGGCGCAGGGATTGATGTTAGTGATGTGAATCGCTTTTTGAAGCAGTTTGAAAATGCAGCAAAAATGGCAAAGAAATTTTCTAATAAAGGTGGAATGGGAGATTTGATGAGCCTAATGAAAGACGCAAAAATGGGGCAACTTAGGAGATAA
- a CDS encoding methyl-accepting chemotaxis protein, which yields MFKSLRLGTKITLITSFIVLLVMGTLTFVISYESAKVLQSEAHKLLVSANSRAINRLEGAIQQSFMALETAEGITSSIIANDSDGIVSRDLLKDVVMHMILDNEWASFAYLYIPGQSIYSKKSVAESTTDFLLPNGEFMILMDIDRERNDGVNILSADEDIIHLPSVKNALETKKISFDDPRKFDIDNLVVFGSNISAPIFDKNNKVIGVIGIIMDLQQISKVVLDPKRSAFKGDRKFLLSQNGIILIHPDSSLVGKKLIEKNNHSSVDMLLNLLNSGRTTAIEYVGPNATENYAGVSHFQLWEDIDTTWTLVTVAPKEVIYEPLNKIETIIVFSAIVALLVISLTIWLYTKQYITNRMANLSELLSDFFDFINHKTDKAPHFAKILAKDEIGSMGNLINKNIQSTNESLQKDESMVQQVIAAVKEMKEGNLNLKLNAIPNNPKLLELQETLNEMLQVLQVKVGSSLNQLQAVFSDYRNLNFTANVENPKGDMEVSLNAIGEEVKNMLEVSSKLSLSLKEQSQSLNDCVQHLMSANENQVNSLSRSSENTENITISMQSINDKTSEITRQVEDIKNVVSIINEIAEQTNLLALNAAIEAARAGEHGRGFAVVADEVRKLAERTQKSLGEIGANVNVLVQGINDMGESVKEQTKGVEQINETISHLNSIAENNQEIANKTEMVAQYIDEIANEITQDMERKKF from the coding sequence ATGTTTAAGAGTCTAAGACTAGGGACGAAAATCACATTGATTACGAGTTTTATTGTTTTGCTTGTTATGGGGACATTGACTTTTGTTATTAGTTATGAATCTGCTAAAGTTTTGCAAAGCGAAGCCCACAAGCTACTAGTGAGCGCAAACTCAAGGGCAATCAATCGCTTAGAGGGTGCGATTCAACAATCTTTTATGGCATTAGAGACCGCAGAGGGTATTACCTCATCTATCATTGCAAACGATAGTGATGGAATCGTAAGTCGGGATTTGCTAAAAGATGTCGTTATGCATATGATTTTAGATAATGAATGGGCATCTTTTGCTTATCTTTATATTCCCGGGCAGTCTATTTATAGTAAGAAGTCGGTTGCGGAATCCACGACAGACTTTTTGTTGCCAAATGGTGAATTTATGATATTAATGGATATTGATAGAGAGCGCAACGATGGGGTAAATATACTTTCAGCCGATGAGGACATTATCCATTTGCCTTCGGTTAAAAACGCGCTAGAGACAAAAAAAATCTCTTTTGATGATCCTAGAAAGTTTGACATTGATAATCTGGTTGTGTTTGGTTCTAATATCTCCGCGCCTATTTTTGATAAAAATAATAAGGTTATTGGTGTAATTGGAATCATAATGGACTTGCAACAAATCTCTAAAGTCGTCCTAGACCCTAAACGTTCAGCTTTTAAGGGAGATAGGAAGTTTCTACTCTCTCAAAATGGCATTATCCTAATCCACCCTGATTCCTCGCTGGTAGGGAAAAAACTCATAGAGAAAAACAATCATAGTAGTGTGGATATGCTCCTAAATCTCCTAAACTCTGGCAGAACTACCGCAATAGAATATGTTGGACCAAATGCGACAGAAAATTACGCAGGAGTCTCGCATTTTCAACTTTGGGAGGATATTGACACGACTTGGACACTTGTTACGGTTGCACCTAAGGAAGTTATCTATGAGCCATTAAACAAGATTGAGACGATTATTGTTTTCTCTGCGATTGTAGCGTTGCTAGTGATTTCTCTAACGATTTGGCTTTATACAAAGCAATATATCACAAATAGAATGGCGAATCTCAGCGAGCTTTTATCGGATTTCTTTGATTTTATAAACCACAAGACAGACAAGGCTCCACATTTTGCAAAAATCTTAGCAAAAGATGAGATTGGTAGTATGGGAAATTTAATTAATAAAAACATACAAAGCACAAATGAAAGCTTGCAAAAAGATGAATCAATGGTGCAACAAGTCATTGCTGCGGTAAAAGAGATGAAAGAGGGAAATTTGAATCTAAAATTAAATGCGATTCCTAATAATCCAAAGCTGTTAGAGTTGCAAGAAACTTTAAATGAAATGCTACAAGTCTTGCAAGTCAAAGTAGGCTCTAGTTTAAATCAGCTACAAGCAGTCTTTAGTGATTATAGGAATTTAAACTTCACTGCAAATGTGGAGAATCCTAAAGGAGATATGGAAGTTTCTTTAAATGCCATTGGAGAGGAGGTTAAAAATATGCTAGAAGTTTCCTCTAAATTGTCCCTTTCTTTAAAGGAACAGAGTCAATCTCTAAATGATTGTGTCCAGCATCTAATGAGTGCGAATGAAAATCAAGTAAATAGTCTAAGTCGCTCTTCAGAAAATACCGAGAATATCACAATTTCTATGCAGTCTATTAATGATAAGACTTCAGAAATTACGCGACAAGTAGAGGATATAAAAAATGTCGTAAGCATCATTAATGAGATAGCCGAGCAGACGAATCTCTTAGCACTCAATGCCGCGATTGAAGCAGCAAGAGCAGGAGAACACGGAAGAGGTTTTGCGGTCGTGGCTGATGAGGTGCGCAAACTAGCCGAACGGACGCAAAAGAGCTTAGGAGAGATTGGCGCAAATGTCAATGTGCTAGTGCAGGGCATTAACGATATGGGCGAATCGGTAAAGGAGCAGACAAAGGGCGTAGAGCAAATCAATGAGACAATTTCACATCTCAATAGCATAGCAGAGAATAATCAAGAAATAGCGAATAAAACAGAAATGGTTGCACAATACATAGATGAAATCGCAAATGAAATCACTCAAGATATGGAGCGAAAGAAGTTTTAG
- a CDS encoding YceI family protein — MKKFLCSLSLAAALSLPALAAPYALDSANSKIDFQVSHLKLTQVDGKFNKFSATIDYDQASSTLKILEGVVDITSVDTANPKRDAHLQAEDMFDAKKYPNMTFKMTKFEAGKIYGDLTIRSTTKPIVLDATIQPNGKELTINATTKILRSDFDVSWHNIFKDNAVGDEVKITLNLKANAK, encoded by the coding sequence ATGAAAAAATTTCTCTGTTCTCTTAGTTTAGCAGCGGCTCTTAGTCTCCCAGCACTTGCAGCTCCCTATGCACTTGATTCTGCAAACTCAAAAATAGATTTTCAAGTCTCCCACCTTAAACTAACACAAGTAGATGGTAAATTCAACAAATTTAGTGCAACAATTGATTACGACCAAGCTTCTAGCACTTTAAAAATCTTAGAGGGTGTTGTAGATATAACTTCAGTGGATACTGCAAACCCCAAAAGAGACGCGCATTTGCAAGCAGAGGATATGTTTGATGCCAAAAAATATCCTAATATGACTTTCAAAATGACAAAATTTGAAGCAGGCAAGATTTATGGCGATTTAACCATTCGCTCCACAACAAAACCCATTGTGCTTGATGCAACAATCCAGCCCAATGGCAAAGAGCTAACAATCAATGCCACAACCAAGATTCTAAGAAGTGATTTTGATGTCTCTTGGCACAATATTTTCAAAGATAATGCTGTGGGTGATGAAGTAAAAATTACTTTAAACCTTAAAGCAAACGCAAAATAA
- a CDS encoding ABC transporter substrate-binding protein — protein MKKTFVTLYLACGIFASNLLAGEVKIGVVLPASGAVGGFGELGKRGIDLAYKAQSKTKNGEEIKIIFIDNKSDKIESANAMQKLVSSDKVSVVIGPMISTNALAMTKIADDSKTPLIAPVATNDRVTKGKNFVSRVSFADSFQGLIAANLAFKDLGAKKAAILFDNSSDYSIGLTRAFRNQFKTLGGEIIIEANAQAGTKDFKAQISSIKAKNPDVLYLPIYYNEGALIAVQAKQLGLNVPTIGGDGLVSNKIFFDVAKEAGEGYMVTDYYSTNSKQTPKGEKFIKDYKKTYNEPVSSFSIMLADAYGIAVAAIEQCGAENRECINDKIRNVEDYDGISGKFSLKNGESIRSAVINQVQGGNLVYKTTIEP, from the coding sequence ATGAAAAAGACTTTTGTAACCCTCTATTTGGCGTGCGGAATCTTTGCTAGCAATCTTTTAGCAGGAGAAGTAAAAATCGGTGTCGTTTTGCCTGCAAGTGGTGCAGTAGGTGGATTTGGAGAGCTTGGAAAACGCGGAATTGACTTAGCTTACAAGGCACAAAGCAAAACTAAAAATGGTGAAGAGATTAAAATTATTTTTATTGACAATAAGAGCGATAAAATAGAATCCGCAAATGCAATGCAAAAACTCGTTTCAAGCGACAAAGTCAGCGTTGTTATTGGTCCTATGATTTCCACCAATGCACTTGCAATGACAAAAATTGCAGACGATAGCAAAACGCCTTTAATTGCTCCTGTGGCGACTAATGACCGCGTAACTAAGGGCAAAAACTTCGTTTCTCGCGTCTCTTTTGCAGATAGCTTTCAAGGGTTAATTGCAGCAAACTTGGCTTTCAAAGATTTAGGTGCAAAAAAGGCAGCTATTTTGTTTGATAATAGCAGTGATTACTCTATCGGACTTACACGTGCTTTTAGAAATCAATTTAAAACTTTAGGCGGCGAAATCATCATTGAAGCCAACGCTCAAGCAGGGACTAAAGACTTCAAAGCGCAAATTTCAAGCATTAAGGCAAAGAATCCCGATGTTCTTTATTTGCCAATCTATTATAACGAGGGCGCACTGATTGCGGTTCAAGCCAAGCAATTAGGATTAAATGTCCCGACTATTGGGGGAGATGGCTTAGTTTCAAACAAAATTTTCTTTGATGTTGCCAAAGAAGCAGGGGAAGGCTATATGGTAACGGATTATTATTCTACAAACTCCAAACAAACCCCCAAAGGCGAGAAATTCATCAAGGATTACAAAAAAACCTACAATGAACCTGTAAGCTCTTTTAGTATTATGCTTGCGGATGCTTATGGGATTGCTGTAGCTGCGATTGAACAATGCGGTGCGGAGAATCGCGAATGTATTAATGATAAAATCCGCAATGTCGAAGATTATGATGGCATAAGTGGTAAATTCTCTTTGAAAAATGGCGAATCTATCCGCAGTGCGGTGATTAATCAAGTGCAAGGTGGTAACTTAGTTTATAAAACCACGATTGAACCATAA
- a CDS encoding branched-chain amino acid ABC transporter permease yields the protein MYALIAIGYTMVYGCLRLINFAHADIMMVGAFLVFFAISSFDLPFYAAAILSIALCGILGVMIDKIAYTPLRNAPRISMLITAIGVSFFLENLFNVLFGSTPRFFNAPAFFSQSLDIFGISLTIITLIIPLVTLLLLGGLLRFLYHTKQGMAIRASAFDINTVRLMGINVNHIIAIVFAIGSTLAGIGGIFYAISYPTIDPLMGVLIGLKAFAAAVLGGIGSVGGAVLGGFILGFTEVMAVALFPDLGGYKDAFAFLFLILVLLFRPVGIMGDWRLEKSRF from the coding sequence ATGTATGCACTCATCGCGATTGGCTATACAATGGTTTATGGCTGTTTGCGCCTCATTAACTTCGCCCACGCAGATATTATGATGGTGGGAGCATTTCTCGTTTTTTTTGCCATTAGCTCCTTTGATTTACCTTTTTATGCTGCTGCGATTCTATCTATTGCCTTGTGTGGAATCCTAGGTGTAATGATTGACAAGATTGCCTACACACCTTTACGCAATGCGCCTAGAATCTCTATGCTGATTACCGCCATTGGCGTGAGTTTTTTTTTGGAAAATCTTTTTAATGTCCTCTTTGGCTCTACACCTAGATTCTTTAATGCTCCAGCATTTTTCTCGCAATCTTTGGATATTTTTGGTATCAGTTTAACCATTATTACATTAATAATTCCATTGGTTACGCTTTTACTTTTGGGAGGACTTTTGCGTTTTCTCTATCACACAAAGCAAGGAATGGCGATTCGCGCAAGTGCATTTGATATTAACACCGTGCGCTTAATGGGAATCAATGTAAATCACATCATCGCCATTGTTTTTGCGATTGGTAGCACTTTAGCAGGAATCGGGGGGATTTTTTATGCAATTTCTTATCCCACGATTGACCCGCTTATGGGCGTGTTAATTGGCTTAAAAGCCTTTGCTGCTGCGGTTTTAGGTGGAATCGGAAGTGTAGGCGGCGCAGTGCTTGGAGGCTTTATCTTGGGCTTTACAGAAGTTATGGCGGTAGCACTTTTCCCAGACCTTGGAGGATACAAGGACGCTTTCGCATTTCTTTTCCTCATTCTTGTATTGCTATTTCGTCCCGTCGGCATTATGGGCGATTGGCGTTTAGAAAAAAGTCGTTTTTAG
- a CDS encoding branched-chain amino acid ABC transporter permease, translated as MFKKLYTNSPTTATLGFHCSIYVLVICVLFASQSLLGDYALRIFNNILIFIILAVSYNLINGVTGQLSLEPNGFVAIGAYITALMLLDSDLKWEMFQLADPHPFILSMYSELLPALFCSGIVAAILAVLLSFPVFRVRGDYLAIVTLGFGFIIKILAINNPEWTNGAIGLNEIPNNHDSIVGAIEKLLLSLSTNDSPLQEFFNFLYIHAFGNGANITVFFWSGIFATASVILILQIVYSKYGRAMKAVRDDEDAAIAMGINTFKIKTFAFSTSAFLEGIGGGLMAVWLTTIDPKIFGFELTFQLLIIIVLGGLGSTSGAILGAILVIGGGEWLRFLDQPLVFFGNDFGSYPGLRMVFFSLILLVIMLFAREGIMGKREVWDLNPTKLRLFKKAQ; from the coding sequence ATGTTTAAGAAACTTTACACAAATAGCCCAACAACTGCGACTTTGGGATTCCATTGCAGCATTTATGTGTTAGTTATTTGCGTGCTTTTTGCTTCACAAAGCTTGTTGGGAGATTATGCCTTAAGAATCTTTAACAATATTCTTATTTTTATAATTCTAGCGGTGAGTTACAATCTGATTAATGGCGTAACAGGGCAGCTTTCTTTAGAGCCAAATGGGTTTGTTGCGATTGGTGCATATATCACCGCATTAATGTTGTTAGATTCGGATTTAAAATGGGAAATGTTTCAGTTAGCAGACCCTCACCCTTTTATCTTGAGTATGTATAGTGAGTTATTGCCCGCTCTGTTTTGCAGTGGAATCGTAGCAGCTATCCTTGCGGTTCTGCTTTCTTTTCCTGTATTTCGTGTGCGTGGGGATTATTTAGCGATTGTAACACTTGGCTTTGGTTTTATTATCAAAATCCTAGCAATCAATAATCCAGAATGGACAAACGGCGCAATTGGCTTAAATGAGATTCCAAACAATCACGATTCCATTGTCGGTGCGATAGAAAAACTACTTTTAAGCCTTAGCACAAACGATTCACCCTTGCAGGAATTCTTTAATTTCCTTTATATCCACGCCTTTGGTAATGGAGCAAACATCACAGTCTTTTTTTGGAGTGGAATCTTTGCCACCGCTTCAGTAATTTTAATCCTGCAAATCGTCTATTCTAAATATGGACGCGCAATGAAAGCAGTCCGAGACGATGAAGATGCTGCAATTGCAATGGGAATTAACACTTTCAAAATCAAAACTTTTGCTTTCTCCACAAGTGCATTTCTAGAAGGCATTGGAGGCGGATTAATGGCGGTTTGGCTCACTACGATTGACCCAAAAATCTTTGGGTTTGAGCTTACATTTCAGCTTTTAATCATCATTGTGCTTGGGGGTTTAGGAAGCACGAGTGGAGCGATTTTGGGAGCGATTTTGGTTATCGGTGGGGGAGAATGGCTTAGATTTCTAGACCAGCCTTTAGTCTTTTTTGGAAATGATTTTGGTTCTTATCCGGGACTTAGAATGGTGTTTTTCTCACTCATCTTGCTTGTGATTATGCTTTTTGCTAGAGAGGGCATTATGGGCAAACGCGAAGTTTGGGATTTGAATCCTACCAAACTAAGATTGTTTAAAAAGGCGCAATAA
- a CDS encoding ABC transporter ATP-binding protein has translation MAILELENVSIAFGGLKAIDNVSFSVQQGQIFGLIGPNGAGKTTMFNIITANYKPNSGKVHFLGKNISKYKPNTIVHLGIARTFQNIRLFNSMSVLDNVLIGLHNEAKYSFLEAAFRIGRYFKEEKRIKEKARWILDYIGLGNQWNTNANALSYGNSRKVEIARALATNPKLLLLDEPAAGMNPKETQELCELILKMQKDFDLSILLIEHDMPFVNQLCEQVLVLDYGKKLFSGTPNEAINNPEVIAAYLGDFYASN, from the coding sequence ATGGCAATTTTGGAACTAGAAAATGTCAGTATTGCCTTTGGGGGATTAAAGGCGATTGATAATGTAAGCTTTAGTGTGCAACAAGGACAAATTTTTGGATTAATTGGTCCAAATGGAGCAGGCAAAACAACAATGTTTAACATTATTACTGCAAATTATAAGCCAAATAGCGGAAAAGTTCATTTTTTGGGCAAAAATATCTCTAAATATAAGCCAAATACAATTGTGCATTTAGGAATTGCGCGCACTTTTCAAAACATTCGGCTCTTTAATTCTATGAGTGTGTTAGATAATGTCCTCATTGGTTTGCACAATGAAGCAAAATATAGCTTTCTTGAAGCTGCTTTTCGCATAGGAAGATATTTTAAAGAGGAAAAACGCATTAAGGAAAAAGCTCGGTGGATTTTGGATTATATTGGATTAGGCAACCAATGGAATACCAATGCAAACGCGTTGAGCTATGGAAATAGTCGTAAAGTAGAAATCGCAAGAGCTTTAGCAACCAATCCAAAACTTTTGTTATTAGATGAACCAGCCGCGGGAATGAATCCCAAAGAGACGCAAGAGCTTTGCGAATTGATTTTAAAAATGCAAAAAGACTTTGATTTAAGCATTTTGTTAATTGAGCACGATATGCCCTTTGTCAATCAACTTTGTGAGCAAGTTTTGGTGCTAGACTATGGCAAAAAACTCTTCAGCGGCACGCCCAACGAAGCCATTAACAACCCCGAAGTGATTGCAGCTTATCTAGGAGACTTCTATGCTTCAAATTGA